In Streptomyces nodosus, one DNA window encodes the following:
- a CDS encoding ABC transporter permease produces the protein MAINMPGAGPDAAEVRPDKAEAQEPGKTGPGGKRLSPTKLYMRRFARNKAALGGLVLFALLVFFSVFGRYLTHWDYMEADFTALSVSPGVDGHLLGTNGAGNDVYAQLVHGLGRSLIIAVTVSLLTTAIAGLFGTTAAYFGGKVERAMLGLVHFLLILPSFLIIALVGTHYRGEWQVLVVVLTLFGWMLTARVIWSLATSLREREYVMAARFMGVSAMRTIVRHLVPNIGSLLIVTFTLGVASTVQAETALSFIGFGVKQPDVSLGSMLADGQNTLTTAPWLFYLPAAMVVLLTVAMALIGDGLRDALDPTSQSGGRA, from the coding sequence GTGGCCATCAACATGCCCGGTGCGGGACCCGACGCCGCGGAGGTTCGCCCCGACAAGGCTGAGGCACAGGAACCGGGGAAGACCGGCCCCGGAGGCAAGCGCCTCTCCCCGACCAAGCTCTACATGCGGCGCTTCGCGCGCAACAAGGCGGCGCTCGGCGGTCTGGTCCTCTTCGCCCTCCTCGTGTTCTTCTCGGTGTTCGGCCGGTACCTGACCCACTGGGACTACATGGAGGCGGACTTCACCGCGCTCTCCGTCTCCCCCGGGGTCGACGGCCACCTCCTGGGCACCAACGGCGCGGGCAACGACGTCTACGCCCAACTCGTGCACGGCCTCGGCAGATCGCTGATCATCGCCGTGACGGTGTCGCTGCTGACCACCGCCATAGCCGGACTGTTCGGCACCACCGCCGCCTACTTCGGCGGCAAGGTCGAGCGGGCGATGCTCGGTCTTGTGCACTTCCTGCTCATCCTGCCCTCGTTCCTCATCATCGCGCTGGTCGGTACGCACTACCGCGGCGAATGGCAGGTTCTGGTCGTGGTCCTCACGCTGTTCGGATGGATGCTCACAGCCCGGGTGATCTGGTCCCTGGCCACCTCCCTGCGGGAGCGCGAGTATGTGATGGCGGCCCGCTTCATGGGCGTCAGCGCGATGCGCACCATCGTCCGCCACCTGGTCCCGAACATCGGGTCGTTGCTCATCGTGACGTTCACCCTCGGTGTCGCCTCGACCGTGCAGGCCGAGACGGCGCTCTCCTTCATCGGTTTCGGCGTCAAGCAGCCCGACGTGTCGCTGGGTTCCATGCTCGCCGACGGGCAGAACACCCTGACCACCGCTCCCTGGCTGTTCTATCTGCCCGCAGCCATGGTGGTGCTGCTCACCGTGGCGATGGCGCTGATCGGCGACGGTCTGCGGGACGCCCTCGACCCCACCTCGCAGTCTGGAGGCCGCGCATGA
- a CDS encoding ABC transporter permease, which translates to MLRYIARKLVGWFLMIAIATNLTYFLANAFLKPASNYTALRPPRTPAQINHSLALYNLNPDKPILDRWWHWMSQIVTHFDWGQSPTGGSVNDQVAYRIFVSGQLVLGSTVLSIVIGVGLGVYTASRQYKAADRVWQGLSVLSFNTPSAVASLAVVLAAIALNQALGSTLLPVAGAQSPEVVGFWAVFGSRATHAILPTISLTFISYAAYHLLQRSLLLDHINSDYVRTARAKGLTRKQAIYRHGLRTSIIPVATQVAFAMPALFTGAVITETVFAWHGMGEYFTKTISTNDVHGVVAVAAFGALMTAIGAILADLVIVALDPRIRVS; encoded by the coding sequence GTGCTGCGTTACATCGCCCGCAAACTAGTCGGCTGGTTTTTGATGATCGCCATCGCGACCAACCTCACGTACTTCCTCGCTAACGCATTCCTCAAGCCTGCGTCGAACTACACCGCGTTGCGACCGCCTCGAACTCCAGCCCAGATCAACCATTCGCTGGCGCTTTACAATCTCAATCCAGACAAACCGATCCTGGATCGGTGGTGGCACTGGATGTCTCAGATCGTGACTCACTTCGACTGGGGCCAGTCGCCGACCGGAGGCAGCGTCAACGACCAGGTCGCCTATCGGATTTTCGTCAGCGGCCAGTTGGTCCTGGGTTCGACGGTCCTGTCCATCGTCATCGGAGTCGGGCTGGGCGTCTACACCGCGTCGCGCCAGTACAAGGCCGCCGACCGGGTGTGGCAGGGGCTCTCCGTGCTGTCCTTCAACACGCCCTCCGCGGTGGCCTCCCTTGCGGTGGTGCTCGCGGCCATCGCGCTGAACCAGGCCCTGGGCAGCACGCTGCTGCCTGTCGCCGGAGCGCAGAGCCCCGAGGTCGTCGGGTTCTGGGCGGTCTTCGGGTCCAGAGCGACGCACGCGATCCTGCCGACGATCTCGCTCACCTTCATCTCCTACGCCGCATACCACCTGTTGCAGCGATCGCTGCTGCTGGATCACATCAACTCCGACTACGTCCGCACTGCACGGGCCAAGGGGTTGACGCGGAAGCAGGCCATCTACCGGCACGGGCTGCGGACCTCGATCATCCCCGTCGCCACTCAGGTCGCGTTCGCGATGCCGGCGCTTTTCACCGGCGCGGTGATCACGGAGACGGTCTTCGCCTGGCACGGAATGGGTGAGTACTTCACCAAAACCATCAGCACGAACGACGTGCACGGCGTCGTCGCTGTCGCAGCCTTCGGTGCCCTCATGACGGCCATCGGCGCGATTCTGGCCGACCTCGTCATCGTGGCCCTCGACCCCAGGATCAGGGTGAGCTGA